In one Pseudarthrobacter sp. NBSH8 genomic region, the following are encoded:
- a CDS encoding DUF4245 domain-containing protein — MQEKTSPGPNPSDSGANGDGAGTAETAPVRPVIPAAAAKRANASVIGMVVALVVSIAAFLPVILMNPLPKSDGFRPDIDVSAVARNATDVAGFTPVTPDTGKSFTSNYARWESGSGSGVPTWEVGYLTPKESFIGLVQTRQPNPTWLVQQTRSAPVTGTRAAGGQDWKLHDTGKGEKSMVLNYRGTTVVLTGSAQLDEFAELAAAVVQSMEANPAVTVSPSASTAP, encoded by the coding sequence ATGCAGGAAAAGACCAGTCCCGGACCGAACCCCTCCGACTCCGGAGCAAACGGCGATGGCGCAGGCACTGCCGAAACAGCCCCCGTCCGCCCAGTGATCCCCGCCGCAGCTGCAAAGCGCGCCAATGCCTCCGTGATCGGCATGGTCGTTGCCCTGGTGGTCAGCATCGCCGCCTTCCTGCCCGTTATCCTGATGAACCCCCTCCCCAAGAGCGACGGATTCCGCCCGGACATCGATGTCAGCGCCGTGGCCCGGAACGCCACGGATGTGGCCGGATTCACACCCGTAACACCGGACACCGGCAAGTCGTTCACATCCAACTACGCACGATGGGAGTCCGGCAGCGGCAGCGGCGTTCCCACCTGGGAGGTTGGCTACCTGACCCCGAAGGAGTCCTTCATCGGCCTGGTCCAGACCCGCCAGCCCAACCCCACCTGGCTCGTCCAGCAGACCAGGAGCGCTCCCGTTACGGGAACGCGTGCAGCGGGCGGGCAGGACTGGAAACTGCATGACACCGGCAAAGGCGAAAAGAGCATGGTGCTGAATTACCGCGGAACCACTGTCGTCCTGACTGGAAGCGCCCAGCTGGACGAATTCGCTGAACTCGCCGCCGCCGTCGTGCAGTCCATGGAAGCCAATCCGGCTGTCACAGTTTCGCCGTCAGCCAGTACCGCCCCGTAA
- the manA gene encoding mannose-6-phosphate isomerase, class I yields MYEIENVLRDYAWGSTTAIAGLLGRPESGRPEAELWIGAHPGAPSMARRADGSVAALDALIAEDPEHFLGSESVAEFGPRLPFLTKILAAAQPLSLQVHPSIEQAKVGFARENAEGIAPDADHRNYRDDNHKPEMLFALTPFEALCGFRALAATRKILLHLAARFELVEAGIPPLLLELLEVLENPDEDAGLKSAFERLIKGGDDVSHTTALVAAVLVSGAPLAPYQAELSTVISLNEKYPGDPGVLISLLLNRISLAPGEAVYLPAGKVHAYLHGMGVEVMASSDNVLRGGLTPKYVDVPELLRTAEFQSVAIPRLTPEFSSLGQELYQPPFREFQLQRIELAPRAEPVPLAQAGAVVVIVVAGSVYLDSPKGDLQLTRGGSAFLPAAEAPVNVHPVAGAESPAIAFAVTTSLKA; encoded by the coding sequence GTGTACGAAATTGAGAACGTCCTCCGCGACTATGCCTGGGGATCCACCACCGCGATCGCAGGGCTGCTGGGACGCCCCGAGTCCGGCCGGCCGGAAGCCGAGCTCTGGATCGGAGCCCATCCCGGCGCCCCTTCCATGGCCCGCCGGGCGGACGGCTCCGTGGCAGCGCTGGACGCCTTGATTGCCGAAGATCCGGAACATTTCCTGGGCAGCGAATCCGTGGCAGAGTTTGGCCCACGGCTCCCCTTCCTGACCAAGATCCTTGCTGCCGCCCAACCTCTGTCGCTCCAGGTCCACCCCAGCATTGAACAGGCCAAAGTAGGATTCGCCCGGGAGAATGCTGAAGGCATTGCGCCCGATGCCGATCACCGCAACTACCGCGATGACAACCACAAGCCCGAAATGCTCTTTGCGCTGACGCCGTTCGAAGCGTTGTGCGGGTTCCGGGCGCTGGCTGCAACCCGGAAGATCCTGCTCCACCTTGCCGCCCGCTTCGAATTGGTGGAAGCCGGGATCCCGCCCCTGCTGCTGGAACTGCTGGAGGTCCTGGAAAACCCCGATGAGGACGCCGGTCTCAAGAGTGCCTTCGAGCGGCTGATCAAGGGCGGCGACGACGTCTCGCACACCACAGCATTGGTGGCGGCCGTCCTGGTCTCCGGCGCTCCGCTGGCACCCTACCAAGCGGAACTTTCCACGGTCATCAGTCTCAACGAGAAGTACCCGGGCGATCCTGGCGTGCTGATTTCGCTGCTGCTGAACAGGATTTCACTGGCCCCGGGCGAGGCCGTCTACCTCCCCGCGGGCAAAGTGCATGCTTACCTGCACGGCATGGGTGTCGAGGTCATGGCGTCCTCGGACAACGTCCTTCGGGGCGGGCTGACGCCGAAGTACGTCGACGTACCCGAGCTGCTCCGGACCGCCGAATTCCAGTCGGTGGCCATCCCCAGGCTGACGCCGGAATTCTCCAGCCTTGGCCAGGAGCTCTATCAGCCGCCCTTCCGGGAGTTCCAGCTTCAACGGATCGAACTGGCACCCCGCGCGGAGCCGGTCCCGCTGGCACAGGCGGGCGCAGTCGTTGTTATTGTTGTTGCCGGATCGGTGTATCTCGATTCGCCAAAGGGCGATCTGCAGCTGACCCGCGGCGGCAGCGCCTTCCTGCCGGCCGCGGAAGCACCGGTCAATGTCCACCCCGTGGCCGGGGCAGAGTCACCGGCCATTGCCTTCGCCGTGACCACATCCCTGAAGGCCTGA
- a CDS encoding LCP family protein: protein MSRSEPQQPATGTVMTDPVRYPSSASVPFRTKRGLALVLMTLLVPGSAQIVAGDRKLGRVALRVTLSAWALLAVTLLLLAVNRSLLINILTNPFASLVIILVLVALALGWAFLFINTLRLIRPVLLAPAARPAVGIALVLALVLSSGTLGYAAYLLNVGRNAIGSIFAGGPTIDPADGRYNFLMMGGDAGDDRTGRRPDSLSVLSVDAKTGETAIISVPRNLQNAQFSEGSPMRKIYPDGYDCGDECLINAINTEVTNDYADLYPGVDDPGAQATLEAVSGTLGITVQAYVLVDMAGFAKLIDAMGGIKIKAGGWVPMSGFFDEVTRTHGMPLGWIPAGDQTLDGEHALWYGRSREYVDDYSRIQRQQCVQQAMLKQLDPPTLLSKFEDIASAGTKVVESNISSSQLGSFVDLATKAKGQEVKRLTIGPPDFDASFSTVPDFDIIHAKVNQLLASASGPQAAAPVDSMVQASSVGGGLQASSPLRPAAGLPAGSAAQQTPPPSSDFTPVTTTPDGEPITEELLSQLKREGNEEAIRQLVATNGKCAPL, encoded by the coding sequence ATGTCCAGAAGCGAACCGCAGCAGCCAGCAACCGGCACAGTCATGACTGATCCTGTCCGGTATCCGTCCAGCGCCTCCGTGCCATTCCGGACCAAACGGGGCTTGGCCCTGGTCCTGATGACCCTCCTGGTGCCCGGCAGCGCCCAAATTGTGGCCGGCGACCGCAAGCTCGGCCGCGTTGCGCTGCGCGTCACCCTCAGCGCGTGGGCTTTGCTGGCGGTCACCCTGCTGCTGCTGGCAGTGAACCGGTCGCTCCTGATCAACATCCTCACCAATCCGTTTGCCTCGCTGGTGATCATCCTGGTCCTGGTCGCGCTGGCGCTCGGATGGGCATTCCTGTTCATCAACACACTCCGGCTGATCCGCCCCGTCCTGCTGGCACCGGCGGCGCGTCCCGCCGTCGGCATCGCCCTGGTCCTTGCCCTGGTCCTGAGCAGCGGCACCCTTGGGTATGCCGCGTACCTGCTGAACGTGGGCCGCAACGCCATCGGCAGCATCTTCGCTGGGGGCCCAACGATCGATCCCGCGGACGGCCGCTACAACTTCCTGATGATGGGCGGTGACGCCGGCGACGACCGCACAGGCAGGCGCCCGGACAGCCTCTCCGTGCTCAGCGTGGACGCCAAGACCGGCGAGACTGCCATCATCTCAGTGCCGCGCAACCTGCAGAACGCCCAGTTCAGCGAAGGCTCGCCCATGCGCAAGATCTACCCGGACGGCTACGACTGCGGCGACGAGTGCCTCATCAACGCCATCAACACCGAAGTGACGAATGACTACGCCGACCTCTACCCGGGTGTAGACGACCCCGGTGCGCAGGCCACGCTTGAGGCGGTGTCGGGAACCCTCGGCATCACCGTACAGGCCTACGTCCTGGTGGATATGGCGGGCTTCGCCAAACTCATTGACGCGATGGGCGGCATCAAAATCAAGGCCGGCGGCTGGGTTCCGATGAGCGGTTTCTTCGACGAGGTTACCCGCACCCATGGCATGCCATTGGGCTGGATTCCTGCCGGTGACCAAACACTCGACGGCGAGCACGCCCTTTGGTACGGCAGGTCCCGCGAATACGTCGACGACTATTCCCGGATCCAGCGTCAGCAGTGCGTCCAGCAGGCCATGCTGAAGCAGCTGGACCCTCCCACGCTGCTGTCCAAATTCGAGGACATCGCCAGCGCAGGCACCAAGGTTGTGGAGTCCAACATTTCCTCGTCCCAGCTCGGCAGCTTTGTGGATCTCGCCACGAAGGCCAAGGGGCAGGAGGTCAAGCGGCTCACCATCGGCCCGCCCGACTTCGACGCGTCCTTCTCCACGGTGCCTGACTTTGACATCATCCACGCCAAGGTGAACCAGCTGCTGGCATCAGCTTCGGGCCCACAGGCTGCTGCGCCCGTTGACAGCATGGTGCAGGCATCAAGCGTGGGCGGAGGCCTGCAGGCGTCCTCTCCATTGCGGCCGGCCGCCGGCCTGCCAGCGGGATCGGCCGCGCAGCAAACCCCGCCGCCGTCGTCCGACTTCACCCCCGTGACTACAACGCCCGACGGCGAGCCGATCACCGAGGAGCTGCTGAGCCAGCTCAAGCGCGAGGGTAACGAAGAAGCTATCCGCCAACTCGTGGCCACCAACGGCAAGTGCGCGCCACTCTAG
- a CDS encoding GtrA family protein, whose amino-acid sequence MFSALSDRIRGLASLFWREVAKFGAVGGVAFVIDSAIFIWLFTGPMHGSEVWAKAVATVVASVFSWVANRYWTFRHRKQANVAREAVLFAIMNLVGLLIASGCVWFAKYILDLNDKPSLFIAGSVVGLVLGTIFRFFAYRFWVFNEELDQEPEFSHDHELIERHHQEKAAAALRGEQPDGDLPKSRRQP is encoded by the coding sequence ATGTTTAGCGCACTTTCAGATCGTATCCGGGGACTTGCCTCGCTATTTTGGCGTGAAGTAGCCAAGTTCGGTGCCGTAGGCGGTGTGGCGTTCGTCATTGACTCGGCAATCTTCATTTGGCTGTTCACCGGTCCGATGCACGGCAGCGAGGTGTGGGCCAAGGCCGTGGCAACCGTCGTGGCCAGTGTCTTCTCGTGGGTTGCCAACCGCTACTGGACGTTCCGCCACCGCAAGCAGGCCAATGTGGCCCGCGAGGCCGTGCTCTTTGCCATCATGAACCTGGTGGGACTCCTGATCGCCTCAGGCTGCGTCTGGTTCGCGAAGTACATCCTGGACCTGAACGACAAACCCTCGCTCTTTATTGCCGGCAGCGTGGTGGGCCTGGTCCTGGGCACCATCTTCCGCTTCTTCGCTTACCGGTTCTGGGTCTTCAACGAAGAACTGGACCAGGAGCCGGAGTTCTCACACGACCACGAGCTCATCGAGCGGCACCACCAGGAGAAGGCCGCCGCCGCCCTGCGGGGGGAGCAGCCGGACGGGGACTTACCGAAAAGCCGCCGGCAGCCCTGA
- a CDS encoding peptidoglycan bridge formation glycyltransferase FemA/FemB family protein — protein MEFFLQTPAWAEVQASLGRTVHQQSGPGWSFLAVEEKNPAGKVLYAPYGPVASSAETFDAALAALVATARSCGAVFVRIEPVSAGLELPAAAELSRRGLQPAPVNQQPELSWIVELEGDFKDVLAAMKPVNRNLYRNIHKKGVTFRTSKDPEDISILLEFLHMTARRNGFKPQSDEYLTQVAASLMPAGAATLFIAELTGEPIAAAFAYDSADTRTYAHAALDDTHRKLSAGIPLLVTLMADAKDRGLKHVDLWGVAPADQPDHKWAGFTAFKKSFGGHEVAYPGTWDLPVQKLRYNAYQLARKLRDKLRALRYPASPGARTGS, from the coding sequence GTGGAATTCTTCCTGCAGACACCCGCTTGGGCGGAAGTCCAGGCTTCCCTGGGCCGCACCGTCCATCAGCAGTCAGGTCCGGGCTGGAGCTTCCTGGCCGTGGAGGAGAAAAACCCTGCCGGCAAGGTCCTCTATGCCCCCTATGGGCCCGTCGCATCCTCGGCGGAGACGTTCGACGCCGCCCTGGCCGCCCTGGTTGCCACCGCACGGTCGTGTGGGGCGGTGTTTGTCCGGATTGAGCCGGTGTCCGCGGGGCTTGAGTTGCCGGCCGCCGCGGAGCTCAGCCGGCGCGGCCTTCAGCCGGCGCCGGTGAACCAGCAGCCTGAGCTCAGCTGGATCGTGGAGCTCGAAGGTGACTTCAAGGACGTCCTGGCCGCGATGAAACCCGTGAACCGGAACCTCTACCGGAACATCCACAAGAAGGGCGTGACCTTCCGGACGTCGAAGGACCCGGAGGACATCAGTATCCTGTTGGAGTTCCTGCATATGACGGCCCGGCGGAACGGTTTCAAGCCGCAGAGCGACGAGTACCTGACCCAGGTGGCAGCCTCCCTGATGCCCGCCGGCGCAGCCACGCTGTTCATCGCCGAGCTGACCGGCGAGCCGATTGCTGCAGCCTTCGCCTACGATTCCGCGGACACCAGGACGTATGCCCATGCCGCCTTGGATGATACCCACCGCAAGCTCAGCGCCGGCATACCGCTCCTGGTGACCCTGATGGCGGATGCCAAGGACCGGGGCCTGAAACACGTGGACCTGTGGGGCGTTGCGCCCGCGGATCAGCCCGACCACAAATGGGCGGGATTCACCGCGTTCAAGAAGTCCTTCGGCGGCCACGAGGTGGCGTACCCCGGCACCTGGGACCTCCCGGTGCAAAAGCTCCGGTATAACGCGTATCAACTGGCCCGGAAGCTGCGCGATAAGCTGCGTGCCCTCCGTTACCCCGCCTCACCCGGCGCGCGAACTGGCAGCTGA
- a CDS encoding TIGR03089 family protein, with the protein MSIPAIDLMTILRSGHATSPRLTWYGPDSERVELSGRVLDNWVAKTSNLLQDELDAEPGMRLNLDLPAHWKSMIWALAAWQLGMETVLDGGEAELLVTDRPGTVEGKYDAVIAVALPALAMRWPGELPAGVLDYAAEVRSHGDVFMAHTDPSAAACAIRAGAGQQHSHEGLISGFAASHEEGVRLLVPAAEGLEPALANSLGAWHSGGSVVLAHPDVELTDKLLTAERIHGK; encoded by the coding sequence ATGAGTATCCCGGCGATAGATCTGATGACCATCCTGCGTTCCGGCCACGCCACGTCGCCCCGCCTGACCTGGTACGGCCCGGACTCCGAGCGCGTGGAACTCTCCGGCCGCGTGTTGGACAACTGGGTGGCAAAAACCAGTAATCTGCTGCAGGACGAACTCGACGCAGAACCCGGTATGCGGCTGAACCTTGATTTGCCAGCCCACTGGAAGTCAATGATCTGGGCGCTGGCCGCCTGGCAGTTGGGCATGGAAACAGTGCTCGACGGCGGGGAGGCGGAACTCCTCGTGACCGACCGGCCCGGAACCGTTGAGGGAAAGTACGACGCCGTCATAGCCGTCGCGCTGCCCGCGCTGGCGATGCGGTGGCCGGGTGAGCTGCCTGCCGGAGTCCTCGACTACGCCGCCGAGGTGCGCTCCCACGGTGACGTCTTCATGGCGCACACGGATCCGTCGGCCGCCGCCTGCGCCATTCGGGCCGGAGCAGGCCAGCAGCACAGCCACGAAGGCCTGATCTCTGGCTTTGCGGCCTCGCATGAGGAAGGCGTCAGGCTTCTGGTCCCTGCTGCCGAAGGTCTGGAACCGGCGCTGGCGAACTCGCTCGGCGCGTGGCACAGCGGCGGCTCAGTGGTGCTGGCGCACCCCGATGTGGAGCTTACGGACAAGCTGCTGACCGCGGAACGCATCCACGGCAAGTAG
- a CDS encoding carbonic anhydrase: MATYLTPALAWRRMREGNERFVAGESSHPNQDASRRSSLVENQNPFAVIFGCSDSRLAAEIIFDLGLGDAFVVRTAGQVIDDAVLGSLEYSISVLGVPLIVVLGHDSCGAVSATKSAVDTGNMPVGFIRDLVERITPSVLTSMRNGEHEVNDMVVEHVKQTSQRLVDSSRVISTAIENGRAAVIGLSYSLAEGRANAVSGIGDV, from the coding sequence GTGGCTACTTATCTGACCCCTGCCCTTGCCTGGCGCCGTATGCGCGAAGGCAACGAACGCTTTGTCGCCGGCGAATCGTCGCACCCGAACCAGGACGCGTCCCGCCGGTCGTCGCTGGTGGAAAACCAGAACCCGTTTGCCGTGATCTTCGGCTGCTCGGACTCCCGGCTCGCCGCCGAGATCATCTTCGACCTGGGGCTGGGGGACGCCTTTGTGGTGCGCACCGCCGGCCAGGTAATTGACGACGCCGTATTGGGCTCCCTCGAGTACAGCATCAGCGTGCTGGGGGTACCGCTGATCGTGGTGCTGGGGCATGACAGCTGCGGCGCTGTGAGTGCCACCAAGTCCGCAGTGGACACCGGCAACATGCCGGTGGGCTTTATACGGGACCTGGTGGAGCGCATCACGCCTTCGGTACTGACGTCCATGCGGAACGGCGAGCACGAGGTCAACGACATGGTGGTGGAGCACGTCAAGCAGACGTCCCAGCGCCTGGTGGACAGCTCCCGTGTGATTTCCACCGCAATCGAGAACGGCCGCGCCGCGGTGATCGGCCTCTCCTACAGCCTCGCCGAGGGCCGCGCGAACGCGGTTTCCGGGATCGGCGACGTCTAG
- the purE gene encoding 5-(carboxyamino)imidazole ribonucleotide mutase codes for MTTETTAGTGPRPIVGLVMGSDSDWPVMEAAADALAEFGIPFEADVVSAHRMPTEMIRYGQTAHERGLRVIIAGAGGAAHLPGMLASVTPLPVIGVPVPLKTLDGMDSLLSIVQMPAGVPVATVSIAGARNAGLLAVRILASGTDQLAAALRADLMDFAQELNDAATRKGANLRQKVSEVFADGNGVLRGSR; via the coding sequence ATGACCACCGAAACCACCGCCGGCACCGGCCCACGTCCCATCGTTGGGCTGGTCATGGGCTCAGACTCGGATTGGCCGGTCATGGAAGCTGCCGCGGATGCACTGGCTGAGTTCGGCATCCCCTTCGAAGCCGATGTGGTCTCCGCTCACCGGATGCCCACCGAAATGATCCGGTACGGACAGACAGCCCACGAGCGCGGGCTCCGGGTCATCATCGCCGGCGCCGGCGGAGCCGCCCACCTTCCAGGCATGCTGGCAAGCGTGACGCCCCTGCCCGTCATCGGCGTCCCGGTCCCCCTGAAGACCCTGGACGGTATGGATTCCCTCCTCTCCATCGTGCAAATGCCGGCCGGCGTCCCCGTAGCCACCGTGTCCATTGCCGGTGCCCGGAACGCAGGCCTGCTCGCGGTCCGGATCCTCGCGTCGGGAACGGACCAGCTGGCAGCCGCGCTCCGCGCCGACCTCATGGACTTCGCCCAGGAACTCAACGACGCCGCCACCCGCAAGGGAGCCAACCTCAGGCAAAAGGTCAGCGAAGTCTTCGCCGACGGCAATGGTGTTCTCCGGGGCAGCCGTTAA
- a CDS encoding 5-(carboxyamino)imidazole ribonucleotide synthase, producing MMAPAATALGFELRVLAEAEDVSAVSAVSTSPVGDYKDLQTLLDFADGLDVMTFDHEHVPTDHLRALLAAGVNVQPGPDALVNAQDKLVMRAAIDSLGLPNPTWAAVADVAALVAFGDETGWPVVLKMPRGGYDGKGVRIIDSADAAEEAAPWFEAMSPLLAEAKVEFSRELSALVARTPGGEARAWPVVHTIQVDGVCDEVIAPALDIPLEVAAAAEDAALRVASELGVTGVMAAELFETPGSGVGFLINELAMRPHNTGHWTQDGSVTSQFEQHLRAVLDLPLGATDILGPVVVMKNFLGGANQDLFSAYPAALASEPAAKVHCYGKSVRPGRKIGHVNLVGTSTDVVDSVRQRATRVAAIIRDGRVPAEESARISEENA from the coding sequence ATGATGGCCCCGGCCGCTACCGCCCTTGGCTTTGAACTCCGTGTCCTGGCTGAGGCGGAGGACGTTTCAGCCGTATCGGCTGTGTCCACTTCACCAGTGGGTGACTACAAGGACCTCCAGACACTCCTCGACTTCGCGGACGGCCTGGATGTCATGACGTTCGACCACGAACACGTCCCCACGGACCACCTCCGGGCCCTTTTGGCCGCCGGAGTCAATGTCCAGCCCGGTCCGGATGCCCTGGTTAATGCCCAGGACAAACTGGTGATGCGGGCTGCCATCGACAGCCTGGGTCTCCCAAACCCCACTTGGGCTGCCGTGGCTGACGTCGCCGCGCTCGTGGCCTTCGGCGATGAAACCGGTTGGCCCGTTGTCCTCAAAATGCCCCGCGGCGGCTACGACGGCAAGGGCGTACGGATCATCGATTCCGCCGACGCTGCCGAAGAGGCTGCTCCGTGGTTCGAGGCCATGAGCCCGCTCCTCGCCGAAGCCAAGGTTGAGTTCAGCCGCGAATTGTCCGCACTGGTGGCCCGGACACCGGGCGGCGAAGCGAGGGCGTGGCCAGTGGTGCACACCATCCAGGTAGATGGTGTTTGCGACGAAGTCATTGCCCCTGCCCTGGACATCCCCCTCGAAGTCGCCGCGGCCGCGGAAGACGCGGCGCTGCGCGTCGCCTCGGAACTGGGCGTCACCGGAGTGATGGCGGCGGAACTCTTTGAAACGCCGGGCTCCGGCGTCGGCTTCCTGATCAACGAACTCGCCATGCGGCCCCATAACACCGGCCACTGGACCCAGGACGGTTCCGTTACCAGCCAGTTTGAGCAGCACCTGCGGGCGGTCCTTGACTTACCGTTGGGTGCCACCGACATTCTGGGTCCGGTAGTGGTCATGAAGAACTTCCTCGGCGGCGCCAACCAGGACCTGTTTTCCGCCTACCCTGCCGCCCTTGCCAGCGAGCCGGCCGCCAAGGTCCACTGCTACGGCAAGTCCGTGCGTCCGGGACGCAAGATTGGCCATGTCAACCTGGTCGGGACCTCCACGGATGTTGTGGACTCGGTCCGACAACGCGCAACCCGGGTGGCGGCCATCATCCGCGATGGCCGGGTTCCCGCCGAAGAATCAGCACGGATTTCCGAGGAGAACGCATGA
- the glpX gene encoding class II fructose-bisphosphatase yields MTQQYSTISPSLAVGIDEPDRNLALELVRVTEAAAIAGGHWVGFGDKNKADGAAVDAMRSFLHTVHFNGVVVIGEGEKDEAPMLFNGEHVGDGTGPECDVAVDPIDGTRLTALGINNALAVLAVAERGSMFDPSAVFYMEKLVTGPEAADMVDLRLPVKQNLHLIAKAKGVKVNQLNVMILDRDRHRPLVEEIREAGARTKFIMDGDVAGAIAAARSGTGVDALMGIGGTPEGIVAACAIKSLGGVIQGRLWPTSDDEKQKAIDAGHDLDRVLSTNDLVSSDNCYFAATGITDGDLLKGVRYSKDKVLTQSIVMRSKSGTIRFVDGEHQASKWEGYARKS; encoded by the coding sequence ATGACCCAGCAGTACTCCACGATTTCCCCCTCCCTGGCCGTGGGCATCGACGAGCCAGACCGCAACCTCGCACTTGAGCTTGTCCGCGTCACCGAGGCCGCGGCCATCGCCGGTGGCCACTGGGTTGGTTTCGGCGACAAAAACAAGGCTGACGGCGCGGCAGTTGACGCTATGCGCTCCTTCCTTCACACGGTCCACTTCAACGGTGTTGTGGTCATCGGCGAAGGCGAAAAAGACGAAGCTCCCATGTTGTTCAACGGCGAACATGTTGGCGACGGCACCGGTCCTGAGTGCGACGTTGCCGTGGACCCGATCGACGGAACGCGGCTGACCGCGCTTGGCATCAACAACGCCCTGGCAGTCCTTGCCGTAGCGGAGCGCGGCTCCATGTTCGATCCGTCCGCCGTGTTCTACATGGAAAAACTGGTCACCGGCCCGGAAGCCGCCGACATGGTGGACCTCCGCCTCCCGGTCAAGCAGAACCTCCACCTCATCGCCAAGGCTAAGGGCGTGAAGGTCAACCAGCTCAACGTCATGATCCTTGACCGCGATCGCCACCGCCCCCTGGTCGAAGAGATCCGCGAAGCCGGTGCGCGCACCAAGTTCATCATGGACGGCGACGTAGCCGGCGCCATTGCCGCAGCCCGCTCCGGCACCGGCGTCGACGCCCTCATGGGCATCGGCGGCACCCCGGAAGGCATCGTTGCAGCCTGCGCCATCAAGTCGCTCGGCGGCGTTATCCAAGGCCGGCTGTGGCCCACCAGCGACGACGAGAAGCAGAAGGCGATCGACGCCGGCCACGACCTTGACCGAGTGCTGTCCACCAATGACCTCGTGTCCAGCGACAACTGCTACTTCGCGGCCACCGGCATCACCGACGGCGACCTCCTCAAGGGCGTTCGCTACTCCAAGGACAAGGTCCTCACCCAGTCCATCGTGATGCGCTCCAAGTCCGGCACCATCCGCTTTGTCGACGGCGAGCACCAGGCCAGCAAGTGGGAAGGCTACGCCCGCAAGAGCTAG